ACACCAGATCTATTCACAAATGCAGTTAGGGCAGCAACAAACAGGTATGCAAACACAAACAAAAGTTTTACAAAAACTCCTCTTACAAAAAGTAATAGACAAAGAGACTGCAATAAAATTCTCTAATAGACCAGAAGAGTTAATGAACTTTATAAAAAATCTTTAAAGGAAATAGATGACGTTTGACTATTTCGATCTCATCATTGGCGCACTCATTATCTTTTTAGGACTCAAAGGTATCATAGACGGTTTTATAAAAGAGTTTTTTGGATTAGCAGGAATTATTGGTGGTATATACTATGGCTCACGCTATGCAGAGAGTGTAGGGAATTGGATTAGTGATAACCTCTATCACATAAAAAATGAAGCAGCACTCACTTTCGTAGGGTTTCTTGCTGCACTATTTGCAATCTGGATCGGGATGGTAATACTAGGAAATCTTATAACCAAACTGACACATGCAAGTGGAATGGGGTTTTTTAACAAACTTCTTGGCCTTCTATTTGGTTGGGCAAAAATTTTTCTCATCTTCTCTGTCATCATATATGCAATTTCTAGCATTGAAATAACAAAAAAAGTGCTAGAGAAATATACTAAAAACTCTATTCTCTATCCTCTTCTTGTACAAACAGGAAGCTATATAATCAAACTTAAACCAGAAGATTTCGTTTCTCCAAATGTACAAAAACAGGGAAAAGAGTTTACGAAAAAGGTCTCAAATGACGTGCAAGAGAGTGCAGTAGAAACAGCTAAAAAAAGTGCTATAAAAGCAATAGAGCAAAATATATCGAAGGAGAAGCATTGATATTTGATAATCAATATGAACAACAGCGCATACAAAAAGCCGAAGAACTTCGCAAAGAGGGTATCAATCCTTATGGACACGGCTTTTGTAAAGAGATAACAAATAAGCAATTTTTAGAAAAATATGCATATGTCAAAGAGCGTGAAGAGAAAAAAGATGAATCGGTATGTGTAAAACTCAATGGACGCATCAAATTTTTGCGTCATATGGGCAAAGCAGTATTTGCCAAAATAGAAGATGAAAGCGGTATAGTACAGATATATTTTAATCAAGACTCATTAGGGAAAGAGTGGTTTAAAAAGGTAAAAAAACTTATAGAAGTTGGAGATATTATTGAAGCAATCGGCTATCCATTTGTAACTAAAACAGGGGAGCTGACCCTCCATGCAAATGAACTCAATCTCGTGACAAAAGCAATTGTACCACTCCCCGAAAAATACCACGGATTGCAAGACAAAGAGTTGCGTTATCGCCAACGCTATCTTGATCTTATTATGAATCCAGATGTCAAAAAAGTTTTCGTATTAAGAAGCCGTATTGTAAGCCTCATTCGTGATTTTTTTGAAAATCATGGCTTTTTAGAGGTAGAGACTCCTATGATGCACCCAATCCCTGGTGGAGCAAATGCAAGGCCTTTCATCACCCATCATAATGCTTTAGGAGTTGATAGGTATCTTCGTATTGCACCAGAACTCTATCTCAAACGCCTCATTGTGGGAGGTTTTGAAGCGGTATTTGAGATAAATAGAAACTTCCGCAACGAAGGTATGGATGCTACCCATAACCCAGAATTTACAATGATAGAGTTTTATTGGGCATACCATACCTATGAAGATTTAATGAAACTCACTGAAGATCTTTTTGATTATCTCTTTGAAAAACTTGGACTTCCTAAAAAACTTCCCTATGGTGAGCATACAATCGATTTTTCTACACCGTTTGATAAAATTAAATATAAAGATGCAATAGTTGAAATAGGTGATGTTCCTCAAGAGGTTGTAGAAGATAAAGAGAAGATCATTTCTTATCTTAAAGAGAGAGGTATAGAGCTTGAGTTTCCACATAAAATGAGCTTAGGTGCATTGCAAGCAGAACTTTTTGACAACTTTGTCGAAGAAAAACTCATCAATCCAACTTTTATCACCCATTTTCCAATCGATATCAGCCCACTTGCAAGAAGAAGTGATGACAATCCGGAAATTGCAGAGCGTTTTGAGCTCTTTATAGCAGGTAAAGAGATAGCCAATGGATTTAATGAGCTCAACGATCCATTAGATCAATATGAACGTTTCAAAGCACAAGTTGCGAGTAAAGATGTAGATGATGAAGCGATGCATATGGATGAGGATTTTGTAAGAGCCTTAGGACATGGAATGCCTCCAACTGCAGGAGAAGGTATAGGAATCGATAGATTAGTAATGCTCCTTACAAATCAACACTCTATTAGAGATGTAATACTCTTTCCTGCAATGCGACCATTACCAAAAGAAGAAAAAGGAGAAAAAGAATAATGGATTTTTTAAAAAATGCAGACCCAGAAGTTTTTAACATATTAGAAAATGAGCTGCAAAGGCAAACAGATCATCTTGAAATGATTGCAAGTGAAAACTTCACCTCTCCAGCCGTTATGGAAGCAATGGGAAGTATTTTTACAAACAAATATGCCGAGGGCTATCCTGGCAAACGCTATTATGGTGGCTGTGAATATGCTGATGCTGTAGAAGAACTTGCAATTGAAAGAGCCAAAAAACTCTTTGGATGTGAATATGTCAATGTACAACCCCACTCTGGTAGTCAAGCCAATCAGGGGGTCTATTTAGCACTTTTAAAACCATACGACAAAATATTGGGAATGGATTTAAGCCATGGGGGTCACCTCACACACGGTGCTAAAGTCAATGCAAGTGGAAAAATCTATCAAAGCTTTTTCTATGGCGTCAATGATGAGGGGTGGATCGATTATGACAGGGTATTAGATATAGCAAAAATAGTGAGACCAAAACTTATTGTTTGTGGAGCAAGTGCATATCCAAGAGTAATTGACTTTAAAAAGTTTCGCGAAATTGCTGATGAAGTGGGTGCACTATTGATGGCAGATATTGCCCATATTGCAGGACTTGTAGCAGCCGGTGAGCATCCAAGTCCTTTTCCTTACTGCGATGTGGTAACAACTACTACACACAAAACTCTTCGAGGCCCAAGAGGCGGTATGATTATGACCAATGATGCTGATATCGCCAAAAAGATCAATAGTGCTATCTTTCCTGGAATCCAAGGTGGGCCTCTTGTACATGTCATTGCTGCAAAAGCAGTCGGATTTGGCGAAAACTTGAAGCCTGCATGGAAAGAGTATGCAAAACAGGTGCGCAAAAATGCTTCAACTTTGGCTACTGTACTCATGAACAGAGGCTACAATGTAGTAAGTGGCGGTACTGACAACCACCTTGTACTTGTAAGCTTTCTTGACAAAGATTTTAGCGGGAAAGATGCAGATGAAGCACTTGGACGTGCTGGAATTACAGTAAATAAAAATACTGTCCCGGGAGAGACAAGAAGTCCATTTGTTACAAGCGGTATCCGTATAGGAAGCCCAGCACTTACAGCTCGAGGCATGAAAGAGGGTGAATTTGAGCTTATAGCAAACCGCATCGCTGATGTCCTTGATAATATCGAAGATGTCAATCTCCAAGAAAAGATCAAAAAAGAGATGGTAGCACTTGCTCGCAAATTCATCATCTACGATCGCCCTACCTTCTAAGGGTTCTTACCCTTATGAAGCTCTCTTTTAGTAAAATATATTATAATATCTTCTAACTTGCCTAAAGGATTTATTATGGCTAATGAGCAAATGGATAATTTTGAAGATCTTGAAGAGCTTCATACTAATGAACTTGATGATATAGTCTTAGAAAAATATGAAAAAAAGAATAAAATCAAAAAGTATTTTCTCATTGGCGGTTCACTCCTTCTTATCTTTTTAATTGTCCTTAGCGTCGTCAAAATAATTTCAGACTCCTCTTCTGCACCACAAGAGAGTTTGGTAGAAACTCAAGAGGTTCCCACTCAACAAGAGCAATTGTCTGAGCCTTCTAATATGCAAGAAGTCCCCATTGTCGAAGAAGACACTTTGAAAAAAGAAGAGAGCGAAATATCGCAGGTCATTAATGAAGTTATGAAAAAAGAGAAAGAGATTGCAGCTACAAATCAAAATGAGCCTCCTCAACGTAAGATTATCCCATCCCACCCTGTTGAAAAAAAAGTGCAAACTAAGCCTGTCGTAAAACCTAAAAAAGTAGCAAAAGAGACAAAAAAAGCCCTTACAAAAACTCCTCCAAAACATACCAAAAAAACACAACAAATAGTAAAAACTGGCTCATACTATATCCAGGTAGGCGCTTTTTTAAAATATTATCCTGATAAGGCCTTTTTGAAAAAAATCAAAAAAGCCGGTTTTAACTATATTATCAAAGAGGTCATAAGCAATGGAAAAAAGATTAGACGCGTCTATATAGGACCATTTCAAAGTCGTAAAGAAGCAAGTAAATACCTCGGGAAGGTACGTTCTAAAATTAGTAAAAATGCATTCATTACAAGGATACGATAGATGATTTTTTACCGGCAGTTTATGCTCGATGAGTTTACTCCCATTGCTCTGTATGAAAAAGCTAAAGATTTTTTCAAAAATGAAAAGAGCTACCTTTTTGAGAGCGTCGTCAATACAAGCGATGGCAACTTTAGCTACATAATATGTGGAGAAAAAGAGGCTATTTGGAGTGAAAATGGCAAAAGCTTCTATAAAAACAGTGAAGGAGATATTAAAGAGGTTGAGAGTAATCCACTCCTCTTTATGAAAAGG
The Nitratiruptor tergarcus DSM 16512 genome window above contains:
- the lysS gene encoding lysine--tRNA ligase translates to MFDNQYEQQRIQKAEELRKEGINPYGHGFCKEITNKQFLEKYAYVKEREEKKDESVCVKLNGRIKFLRHMGKAVFAKIEDESGIVQIYFNQDSLGKEWFKKVKKLIEVGDIIEAIGYPFVTKTGELTLHANELNLVTKAIVPLPEKYHGLQDKELRYRQRYLDLIMNPDVKKVFVLRSRIVSLIRDFFENHGFLEVETPMMHPIPGGANARPFITHHNALGVDRYLRIAPELYLKRLIVGGFEAVFEINRNFRNEGMDATHNPEFTMIEFYWAYHTYEDLMKLTEDLFDYLFEKLGLPKKLPYGEHTIDFSTPFDKIKYKDAIVEIGDVPQEVVEDKEKIISYLKERGIELEFPHKMSLGALQAELFDNFVEEKLINPTFITHFPIDISPLARRSDDNPEIAERFELFIAGKEIANGFNELNDPLDQYERFKAQVASKDVDDEAMHMDEDFVRALGHGMPPTAGEGIGIDRLVMLLTNQHSIRDVILFPAMRPLPKEEKGEKE
- a CDS encoding serine hydroxymethyltransferase, translating into MDFLKNADPEVFNILENELQRQTDHLEMIASENFTSPAVMEAMGSIFTNKYAEGYPGKRYYGGCEYADAVEELAIERAKKLFGCEYVNVQPHSGSQANQGVYLALLKPYDKILGMDLSHGGHLTHGAKVNASGKIYQSFFYGVNDEGWIDYDRVLDIAKIVRPKLIVCGASAYPRVIDFKKFREIADEVGALLMADIAHIAGLVAAGEHPSPFPYCDVVTTTTHKTLRGPRGGMIMTNDADIAKKINSAIFPGIQGGPLVHVIAAKAVGFGENLKPAWKEYAKQVRKNASTLATVLMNRGYNVVSGGTDNHLVLVSFLDKDFSGKDADEALGRAGITVNKNTVPGETRSPFVTSGIRIGSPALTARGMKEGEFELIANRIADVLDNIEDVNLQEKIKKEMVALARKFIIYDRPTF
- a CDS encoding SPOR domain-containing protein, translated to MANEQMDNFEDLEELHTNELDDIVLEKYEKKNKIKKYFLIGGSLLLIFLIVLSVVKIISDSSSAPQESLVETQEVPTQQEQLSEPSNMQEVPIVEEDTLKKEESEISQVINEVMKKEKEIAATNQNEPPQRKIIPSHPVEKKVQTKPVVKPKKVAKETKKALTKTPPKHTKKTQQIVKTGSYYIQVGAFLKYYPDKAFLKKIKKAGFNYIIKEVISNGKKIRRVYIGPFQSRKEASKYLGKVRSKISKNAFITRIR
- a CDS encoding CvpA family protein — protein: MTFDYFDLIIGALIIFLGLKGIIDGFIKEFFGLAGIIGGIYYGSRYAESVGNWISDNLYHIKNEAALTFVGFLAALFAIWIGMVILGNLITKLTHASGMGFFNKLLGLLFGWAKIFLIFSVIIYAISSIEITKKVLEKYTKNSILYPLLVQTGSYIIKLKPEDFVSPNVQKQGKEFTKKVSNDVQESAVETAKKSAIKAIEQNISKEKH